From a single Stackebrandtia endophytica genomic region:
- the soxR gene encoding redox-sensitive transcriptional activator SoxR: MPQRLLTIGEFAARAGVPASALRFYERRGLLQSTRTSGNQRRYARSELRRVAFIRTAQTVGLSLTEISRALEDLPDGRTPTRADWERLSNDWHDRLTGQIRLLERLRDDLTGCIGCGCLSLTKCALYNAGDRLADTGTGPRILLSE; this comes from the coding sequence GTGCCACAACGGTTGCTGACCATCGGTGAGTTCGCCGCCCGTGCGGGTGTACCGGCCAGCGCCTTGCGATTCTACGAACGTCGCGGCCTGCTGCAATCGACCCGAACCTCCGGCAATCAGCGCCGTTACGCCCGCTCCGAACTTCGCCGCGTGGCGTTCATCCGCACCGCCCAAACCGTCGGTCTCAGCCTGACCGAGATATCCCGGGCGCTGGAGGATCTGCCGGATGGCCGCACTCCGACCCGCGCCGATTGGGAACGGTTGTCCAACGACTGGCATGACCGACTCACCGGCCAGATCCGGTTGCTGGAGCGACTGCGCGACGACCTCACCGGGTGCATCGGCTGCGGGTGCCTGTCGTTGACCAAATGTGCCCTCTACAACGCGGGCGACCGGTTGGCCGACACCGGGACCGGCCCGCGAATCCTGCTGTCCGAGTGA
- a CDS encoding HAD family hydrolase codes for MSPANSKGAAFFDLDKTVIATSSALAFGRPLYHGGLMGRRDVLKAAYAQLAYLIAGADEDQMARTRDYLAQLCRGWEVDQVRQIVAETLGELIDPYVYAEAAELIAEHRAAGRDVVLVSASGEEMVRPIGLLLGIDDVIATRMVIQDGRYTGDVEFFAAGPAKAEAMAEFAARRGYDLADCYAYSDSVTDLPMLEAVGHPTAVNPDRALRKAAVERDWPIAVFKYPISLRRRIAALRGKPAIPVTAITVAGAATAVVALWWLSRKRKRSRLAA; via the coding sequence ATGAGCCCTGCCAATTCCAAGGGTGCCGCGTTCTTCGACCTCGACAAGACGGTCATCGCCACCTCAAGCGCCCTGGCGTTCGGTCGCCCGCTCTACCACGGCGGGCTGATGGGACGACGGGACGTCCTCAAAGCCGCCTACGCCCAGTTGGCGTATCTGATCGCCGGAGCCGATGAGGACCAGATGGCCCGCACCCGCGATTATCTGGCCCAACTGTGTCGGGGCTGGGAGGTCGACCAGGTCCGACAGATCGTGGCCGAAACCCTCGGTGAACTGATCGACCCCTACGTGTACGCCGAGGCGGCCGAACTGATCGCCGAACACCGCGCGGCGGGCCGGGACGTCGTCCTGGTCTCCGCCTCCGGTGAGGAGATGGTTCGACCGATCGGTCTTCTGTTGGGCATCGACGACGTGATCGCCACCCGCATGGTCATCCAGGACGGCCGCTACACCGGCGATGTCGAGTTCTTCGCCGCCGGGCCGGCCAAGGCGGAGGCGATGGCCGAGTTCGCCGCGCGACGCGGCTACGACCTGGCCGATTGCTACGCGTACTCCGATTCGGTGACCGACCTGCCGATGTTGGAGGCGGTGGGCCACCCGACGGCGGTCAACCCGGACCGCGCGCTGCGCAAGGCGGCGGTGGAACGCGACTGGCCGATCGCCGTCTTCAAGTACCCGATCTCGTTGCGGCGTCGCATCGCCGCGCTGCGCGGCAAACCGGCGATCCCGGTCACCGCCATCACCGTCGCCGGGGCGGCCACCGCCGTGGTGGCGCTGTGGTGGTTGTCCCGCAAGCGAAAGCGCTCCCGCCTGGCGGCGTGA
- a CDS encoding transketolase, with translation MSDFDEARALAVDTVVDPRHPMPVHQRIYPLDAIWVLYDRILNVTPQTVDAADRDRFLMSKGHIPAAYYAVLATKGFIPKDWLTDVGGTQSALGAHPDRTRVPGVEISSGSLGHGLPLAVGEVLGMRAQGLTRPGVYVLVGDGELDEGSNHEAIAFAGATGLEQLVAVVVDNRSASHRHPQGMTTQFEANGWTSATVESSDHAALADALLDRRPGHPHVVVATTPQGD, from the coding sequence ATGTCCGACTTTGATGAGGCTCGCGCGCTGGCCGTCGACACGGTCGTCGACCCGCGCCACCCGATGCCGGTTCACCAACGGATCTATCCACTCGACGCGATCTGGGTTCTCTACGACCGGATCTTGAACGTCACACCGCAGACCGTCGACGCGGCCGACCGCGATCGATTCCTGATGTCCAAGGGACACATCCCGGCCGCCTACTATGCCGTGCTCGCAACGAAGGGGTTCATCCCTAAGGACTGGCTGACCGACGTCGGCGGGACTCAGTCGGCGTTGGGCGCCCACCCCGACCGCACCCGGGTGCCGGGTGTGGAGATCTCCAGCGGGTCGCTTGGCCACGGACTGCCGCTGGCGGTCGGTGAGGTGCTGGGCATGCGCGCCCAGGGGTTGACGCGGCCCGGGGTCTACGTCCTGGTGGGCGACGGTGAACTCGACGAGGGTTCCAACCACGAGGCGATCGCGTTCGCCGGTGCCACCGGTCTCGAACAACTGGTCGCGGTGGTCGTGGACAACCGCTCGGCCTCCCACCGGCATCCACAGGGGATGACCACCCAGTTCGAGGCGAACGGATGGACGTCAGCCACTGTGGAGTCCTCCGACCATGCGGCACTGGCCGACGCGTTGCTCGACCGTCGGCCCGGCCACCCGCACGTCGTCGTCGCCACCACGCCGCAAGGAGATTGA
- a CDS encoding transketolase: MRDVFTSETARLLDHEPRLAVVLAAISAGAPAFRKAAADHPDRVINLGIREQLMIGVAGGLALTGMRPIAHSYAPFLVERAFEQIKLDFGHQGASGVLVSVGASYDWAEGGYTHFSPRDVALFDTIPDWRVVIPGHPDEVAEGLRDAVASDDSHYIRLSLRTNATPHDTRGRLVPMRHGSEATVVAVGPMLDPVLAATADLDVTVAYTNTPRPFDSSGLLSLLDRQPQDNVIMVEPYLAGTSTWLVSDALSDRSHRLKSLGVGREDLHAFGTADDHDRWHGLDPAGLRTAITDFLRP, translated from the coding sequence ATGCGAGACGTATTCACCTCCGAGACCGCCCGACTGCTGGATCACGAACCACGTCTGGCAGTGGTCCTGGCGGCGATCTCCGCCGGGGCGCCGGCGTTCCGCAAGGCGGCCGCCGACCATCCCGACCGGGTGATCAACCTCGGTATTCGGGAGCAGCTGATGATCGGAGTCGCCGGTGGCCTCGCCTTGACCGGAATGCGCCCCATCGCGCACTCCTACGCACCGTTCCTGGTGGAGCGGGCCTTCGAACAGATCAAATTGGACTTCGGACATCAGGGAGCCTCCGGTGTCCTGGTCAGCGTGGGCGCGTCATATGACTGGGCGGAGGGCGGCTACACCCATTTCAGCCCCCGCGACGTTGCGCTGTTCGACACGATTCCCGACTGGCGAGTCGTCATCCCCGGGCATCCCGACGAGGTCGCCGAGGGGTTGCGGGACGCCGTCGCGTCCGACGACTCCCACTACATTCGACTCTCGTTGCGCACCAACGCGACACCGCACGACACCCGGGGGCGGCTCGTGCCGATGCGGCACGGCTCCGAGGCCACCGTCGTAGCCGTCGGGCCGATGCTCGACCCCGTGTTGGCGGCAACCGCCGACCTGGACGTCACGGTCGCCTACACCAACACACCCCGTCCGTTCGACTCCAGCGGACTGTTGAGCCTGCTGGATCGGCAACCTCAGGACAACGTGATCATGGTGGAGCCATACCTGGCGGGAACCAGCACTTGGCTCGTGTCGGATGCGCTGTCCGATCGTTCACATCGGTTGAAGTCGCTGGGCGTGGGGCGGGAGGACCTGCACGCCTTCGGAACCGCCGACGACCATGACCGCTGGCACGGTCTCGACCCGGCGGGTCTGCGCACCGCGATCACCGATTTTCTGCGTCCGTGA
- a CDS encoding YfhO family protein: protein MATELIERPATEPEAEPRPAPARRRLHGHRLILAAYLVTGFALMGGIWLDPAGRHHIDNPGDDQVLFEWMLSHTAHLLADGGGNPLFSALLNVPDGANLMANTSVIAFGVLLAPVTLTLGAPVSYALAMSLGLFGTAAAWYYLMYRHLKLARGAAAVGAALCAFGPSTIAHANGHLNFTALFLVPLIIIAILRLAEPGRAIRGGLVLGSLLIVQLFIGEEVVFLLALFMAVFVAIYAILEWQAVKPLIPRYLKGLVVAGLLAVAVMAYPLWFQFFGAQAYASIPWPASEFPADLASFTAFPTDSLAGRIQIPNLRLRHNVTEENTFFGLPLVVLTVVLAIWLYRRHRALRAVGFTAVFFALLSLGVELRINGNHTGIPGPYELFSALPLFGHTIPTRFALVLLPVVALIVAFGLDRVIKMDKPARPGWYLAFALALVPLIPLPPNTEAREPVPDYITDGGWREHVSEGGTLIPVPIPERVTYDGQRWQMAADFGFGVPLGAFIGPDEDGDGRWSGIPTPTAEIIMEIMDTGDVPRVTDTLREQAEVDFRYWRAEAVVLGPHEYRWALSAFLTMLLGPGQQVDDVVVWQINPDTGEVIAPR from the coding sequence ATGGCCACTGAACTGATCGAACGCCCCGCCACCGAACCGGAAGCCGAGCCCCGACCCGCACCGGCACGGCGTCGACTACACGGCCACCGGTTGATCCTGGCCGCCTATCTCGTCACCGGATTCGCGCTCATGGGCGGGATCTGGCTCGACCCGGCCGGGCGACACCACATCGACAACCCCGGTGACGATCAGGTCCTGTTCGAGTGGATGCTCAGCCACACCGCGCACCTGTTGGCCGACGGCGGTGGGAACCCGCTCTTCAGCGCACTGTTGAACGTTCCCGACGGCGCCAACTTGATGGCCAACACCTCGGTCATCGCCTTCGGCGTTCTGCTGGCCCCCGTCACCCTGACCCTCGGCGCACCGGTCAGCTACGCCCTGGCGATGTCACTGGGTCTGTTCGGGACCGCCGCGGCCTGGTACTACCTGATGTACCGACACCTGAAGCTGGCCCGGGGAGCCGCCGCCGTCGGCGCCGCTCTGTGCGCGTTCGGCCCCTCCACGATCGCGCACGCCAACGGACACCTGAACTTCACGGCGCTGTTCCTCGTCCCGTTGATCATCATCGCGATCCTGCGGCTGGCCGAACCCGGCAGAGCGATACGCGGCGGACTCGTCCTCGGGTCACTGCTGATCGTTCAACTGTTCATCGGCGAGGAGGTGGTGTTCCTCCTCGCCCTGTTCATGGCGGTCTTCGTCGCGATTTACGCCATCCTCGAATGGCAGGCGGTGAAGCCCCTGATCCCCCGCTATCTCAAGGGTCTGGTCGTCGCGGGGCTGCTCGCCGTCGCGGTCATGGCGTATCCACTGTGGTTTCAGTTCTTCGGTGCGCAGGCCTATGCCAGCATTCCGTGGCCGGCATCGGAATTCCCCGCCGACCTCGCCTCGTTCACCGCGTTTCCGACCGACTCCCTCGCTGGACGAATACAGATTCCCAACCTGCGGCTTCGGCACAACGTGACCGAGGAGAACACCTTCTTCGGCCTCCCCCTGGTGGTGTTGACCGTCGTGTTGGCGATCTGGCTGTACCGACGGCACCGAGCACTTCGCGCCGTCGGCTTCACCGCGGTGTTCTTCGCACTGCTGAGTCTGGGCGTCGAGCTGCGGATCAACGGCAACCACACCGGCATCCCCGGGCCCTATGAACTGTTCAGCGCCCTCCCCCTGTTCGGACACACGATTCCCACCCGATTCGCCCTGGTACTGCTGCCGGTGGTCGCGTTGATTGTCGCCTTCGGTCTCGATCGGGTCATCAAGATGGACAAACCCGCCCGGCCCGGCTGGTATCTCGCGTTCGCGCTCGCGCTCGTTCCGTTGATTCCGTTGCCGCCCAATACCGAGGCGCGTGAGCCGGTACCCGACTACATCACCGACGGCGGTTGGCGGGAACACGTGTCCGAGGGGGGAACCCTCATTCCGGTGCCGATTCCGGAGCGGGTCACCTATGACGGGCAGCGTTGGCAGATGGCCGCCGACTTCGGATTCGGTGTGCCGCTCGGCGCGTTCATCGGACCCGACGAGGACGGCGATGGCCGCTGGAGCGGAATCCCCACTCCGACCGCCGAGATCATCATGGAGATCATGGACACCGGTGACGTTCCCAGGGTCACCGATACGTTGCGAGAACAGGCCGAGGTCGACTTCCGTTACTGGAGAGCCGAAGCCGTGGTTCTCGGTCCACACGAGTATCGGTGGGCGTTGTCGGCGTTCCTCACAATGCTTCTGGGACCGGGTCAACAGGTCGACGATGTCGTGGTGTGGCAGATCAACCCGGACACCGGTGAGGTGATCGCACCACGGTAA